One Vallitalea pronyensis genomic region harbors:
- a CDS encoding oleate hydratase, producing MMNQIDNRNVYFVGGGLASMAGAAYLIRDCKLNGENIHILEHMDILGGSNDGSGNPKDGFLCRGGRMLNEETYENFWELFSSIPSLEQEGKSVTDEILAFDDAHPTHSNARLIDKNGYVLDVMSMGFNMNDRKAMLKLMMTPEEDLDHLSIRDWFGHTPHFFETNFWYMWQTTFAFQKWSSLFEFRRYMNRMIFEFSRIQTLEGVTRTPYNQYESVILPLKKYLEGQGVNFDLKCTVTDLDFKEGEEMTVTGIHYTKDDITSEFIQLKEGDLCMVTNGCMTDNAALGDFKTPAPMKPDKPVSGELWRKIAAKKDGLGNSAPFFNKPEESNWESFTVTMKGNHLLNKIERFSRNVPGSGALMTFKDSKWLMSIVVAAQPHFKAQTEDETIFWGNALITNVEGDYVKKAIRDCSGEEILIELLHHLHFEDDLEDIMKDVINVIPCMMPYVDAQFQPRAMTDRPQVVPAGSTNFAMISQFVEIPEDMVFTEEYSVRAARIAVYTLMGLNKRICPVTPHQYDIRTLLRALNTSFR from the coding sequence ATGATGAACCAAATAGATAATAGAAACGTATATTTCGTGGGTGGAGGACTTGCTTCAATGGCTGGAGCGGCCTACCTTATAAGAGACTGTAAGTTAAATGGAGAGAATATACATATATTAGAACACATGGATATATTAGGTGGCAGCAATGATGGAAGTGGTAACCCTAAAGACGGCTTTTTGTGTCGTGGTGGTCGTATGCTAAATGAAGAAACCTATGAGAATTTTTGGGAATTGTTTTCTTCTATTCCATCTCTTGAACAAGAAGGGAAATCGGTTACAGACGAAATATTAGCATTTGATGATGCCCATCCAACACATTCTAATGCAAGGCTTATTGATAAAAATGGTTATGTATTAGATGTTATGTCAATGGGGTTCAATATGAATGATCGTAAGGCCATGTTAAAACTGATGATGACACCAGAAGAAGATTTAGATCATTTAAGCATACGTGACTGGTTTGGACATACGCCTCATTTTTTTGAAACGAATTTCTGGTATATGTGGCAAACAACATTCGCTTTTCAGAAATGGTCCAGTCTATTTGAGTTTAGGCGTTACATGAACCGTATGATTTTTGAGTTTTCTCGTATCCAAACATTAGAAGGTGTTACGAGAACCCCCTATAATCAATATGAATCGGTTATCCTTCCTCTAAAAAAATACTTAGAGGGTCAAGGTGTTAATTTTGACCTAAAATGTACCGTAACAGATTTAGATTTTAAAGAAGGAGAGGAAATGACAGTAACAGGTATTCATTATACAAAAGATGATATAACTTCTGAATTTATTCAACTGAAAGAAGGAGATTTGTGTATGGTTACAAATGGCTGTATGACAGATAATGCTGCATTAGGTGATTTCAAAACACCTGCACCCATGAAACCCGACAAACCTGTATCAGGTGAGTTATGGCGCAAAATTGCTGCTAAGAAAGATGGATTAGGTAATTCAGCACCTTTCTTTAATAAACCAGAAGAGTCTAATTGGGAGTCTTTTACAGTCACGATGAAAGGCAATCATTTATTAAATAAAATTGAAAGATTCAGTCGTAATGTTCCAGGTAGTGGGGCGTTAATGACATTTAAAGATTCCAAATGGTTAATGTCTATTGTTGTAGCCGCGCAACCCCACTTTAAGGCACAAACAGAAGATGAAACTATTTTTTGGGGAAATGCATTAATAACAAATGTAGAAGGTGACTACGTTAAAAAAGCTATACGTGATTGCTCAGGTGAAGAAATACTAATAGAATTATTGCATCATTTACATTTTGAGGATGACTTAGAAGATATTATGAAAGATGTTATTAATGTTATTCCTTGCATGATGCCATATGTTGATGCACAATTCCAGCCACGTGCAATGACAGATCGTCCACAGGTTGTCCCAGCTGGTTCAACAAATTTTGCTATGATTAGCCAATTCGTAGAAATACCTGAAGATATGGTATTTACAGAAGAATATTCTGTAAGAGCAGCAAGAATTGCAGTCTATACATTAATGGGATTAAATAAAAGGATTTGCCCTGTCACACCACATCAGTACGATATAAGAACATTATTAAGAGCTTTAAATACATCTTTTCGATAA
- a CDS encoding uracil-DNA glycosylase, producing MIDWVELEKICDNCTRCDLHKTRTHLVFGEGDIHTHLMFIGEAPGEQEDLSGTPFVGKSGQLFNKILASVNIPREEIYIANIVKCRPPRNRNPLETEKNACLPYLRNQVKLIHPKIIVCLGRVSAQSIINKNFRITKEHGVWVDRKGYYLIATYHPSALLRDPTKKREAWEDFKKIKAKYTEVMQKNNSHQY from the coding sequence ATGATTGATTGGGTTGAACTTGAAAAAATATGTGACAATTGTACAAGATGTGATTTACATAAAACGAGAACCCATCTGGTCTTCGGAGAAGGAGATATACATACGCATTTAATGTTTATAGGTGAAGCTCCTGGAGAACAAGAGGATTTATCCGGCACCCCTTTTGTTGGCAAGTCGGGCCAACTTTTTAATAAAATTTTAGCTTCAGTAAATATTCCTAGGGAAGAAATCTACATAGCAAACATTGTTAAATGTAGACCCCCTAGAAATAGAAATCCTCTAGAAACAGAAAAAAACGCTTGTTTACCTTATCTTAGAAATCAGGTGAAATTAATTCACCCTAAAATAATAGTATGTCTTGGACGTGTTTCTGCTCAAAGCATTATAAATAAAAATTTTAGAATAACAAAAGAGCATGGTGTTTGGGTTGATAGAAAAGGTTATTATCTAATAGCAACTTATCATCCTTCTGCACTCTTACGCGATCCTACTAAAAAAAGAGAGGCTTGGGAAGACTTTAAAAAAATAAAAGCAAAATATACTGAGGTCATGCAAAAAAATAATTCACACCAATATTGA
- a CDS encoding ABC transporter ATP-binding protein — translation MLKYFQNKYAMSEKGSKDLLHSIIWSVLMNISFMVPVVLSFRFLDEYMYELLNNTNNPKDSILYYVIMSIAFFIVMFVIAYFQYNSTYTKIYEESAKKRISLAETLRKLPLAFFGKKDIADLSSTIMEDATQIEMLFSHSVPQIYASVLSVLIMGVMLFFYNWKLSLAVFWVVPVAALVFYLSRKLQNNTHSKLYHIKRDIADNIQEGLDSAHEIKSYNREEAFSNTLNTKLDNYETIMIKAELLIGAFINLSYVFLKLGLPSVILYGAYLLTTGSINIFTYLVFLVVSARIYNPIMDVMNHFALLIYLNVRIKRMKEMDAMPRQDGKMMFTPSNYDIEFKDVDFSYQDGVQTLNNVSFVAKQGDVTALVGPSGGGKSTVAKLSARFWDIDKGAITLGGEDISLVDPETLLNHYSIVFQDVTLFNSSVMDNIRLGKKDATDEEVIKAAKLARCHAFVKKLPQGYHTLIGENGERLSGGERQRISIARAILKDAPIILLDEATASLDTENESKIQSALSELIKKKTVLIIAHRMRTVLGADKIVVIKDGTIEETGSPASLKEKEGTFSSMLKRQHQNHA, via the coding sequence ATGCTTAAATATTTTCAAAACAAATATGCTATGTCTGAAAAAGGTTCAAAAGACCTGTTACATTCAATTATTTGGTCTGTGTTGATGAATATTAGCTTTATGGTGCCTGTGGTCCTCAGCTTTCGTTTTTTGGATGAATACATGTATGAGCTTTTGAACAACACCAACAATCCAAAAGACAGCATACTCTACTATGTGATCATGTCCATCGCTTTTTTCATTGTCATGTTTGTTATTGCTTATTTTCAATACAACTCGACTTATACTAAAATCTACGAAGAAAGTGCCAAGAAAAGGATTAGCCTAGCCGAAACACTCAGAAAACTGCCTTTAGCCTTTTTTGGTAAAAAGGATATTGCGGATTTAAGCTCAACCATTATGGAAGATGCCACACAAATTGAGATGCTTTTTTCCCATTCAGTACCACAGATTTATGCATCTGTCCTATCGGTTCTGATTATGGGTGTTATGTTGTTTTTTTACAATTGGAAGCTGTCACTTGCTGTGTTTTGGGTAGTTCCTGTTGCGGCTTTAGTCTTTTATTTATCAAGGAAGCTACAAAACAATACCCACTCAAAACTGTATCATATAAAAAGGGATATTGCAGATAACATTCAAGAGGGACTTGATTCGGCCCATGAAATAAAATCTTATAACAGGGAAGAAGCATTTTCGAATACTTTAAATACAAAGTTAGACAACTATGAAACGATTATGATTAAAGCAGAGTTATTGATTGGTGCATTTATCAACCTGTCTTATGTCTTTTTGAAGCTTGGGCTGCCAAGTGTTATATTATATGGTGCCTATCTTTTAACAACGGGTTCAATCAATATTTTCACGTATCTTGTTTTTCTTGTGGTGTCGGCACGTATTTATAACCCAATCATGGATGTTATGAATCATTTTGCATTGCTTATTTATCTTAATGTCCGCATTAAACGGATGAAAGAGATGGATGCCATGCCAAGACAGGACGGAAAAATGATGTTTACTCCTTCGAATTATGATATTGAATTTAAAGATGTGGACTTCTCCTATCAAGATGGTGTGCAAACGCTAAATAATGTAAGTTTTGTTGCAAAACAAGGGGATGTAACGGCACTTGTAGGACCTTCTGGTGGAGGAAAGAGTACAGTAGCCAAGCTTTCGGCACGGTTTTGGGATATTGATAAAGGTGCTATTACCTTAGGCGGTGAAGATATTTCCCTTGTTGATCCGGAAACGCTTCTTAATCATTATTCCATTGTTTTTCAAGATGTGACACTTTTCAATTCAAGTGTCATGGATAATATACGCCTTGGGAAAAAAGATGCTACAGATGAAGAAGTCATCAAAGCTGCAAAACTTGCCAGGTGTCATGCGTTTGTTAAAAAACTTCCACAAGGATACCATACGTTGATTGGTGAAAATGGAGAACGCTTATCAGGAGGCGAAAGACAACGTATTTCCATAGCTAGAGCGATTTTGAAAGATGCTCCTATTATCCTGCTTGACGAAGCGACAGCATCGCTGGACACAGAAAATGAGAGTAAAATACAAAGTGCTCTTAGTGAGCTCATAAAAAAGAAGACGGTCTTGATTATTGCTCATCGTATGCGAACCGTTTTAGGTGCTGATAAAATTGTTGTTATTAAAGATGGGACAATCGAAGAGACAGGCTCACCTGCGTCATTAAAAGAAAAAGAAGGTACTTTTTCATCCATGCTAAAGAGGCAGCATCAAAATCATGCATAA
- a CDS encoding ABC transporter ATP-binding protein, whose translation MPKQKETFILKRFTPYMDKRRILLPLALVLSAISAILNILPFVLVWYIVRNILSNPQSINISNVNFYAWLAFASAFGGIVVYFCALLSSHLAAFRVEVGMQKVGMEKILSMPLGFFDQHSSGKIRKIVNDGAGTTHTFLAHQLPDMAGSLVTPIILIALIFIVNWRMGLASLVPIILGFITMRFMVSSQGKAFQKRYYDSLEEMSSESVEYIRGIPIVKTFGQTIFSFKRFYNSIIKYKEMVHAYTVLWQKPMSFYSAIMQTAAFFIIPMAIFLVGRGENLPVVLADFIFYILISPIFTMILMKTMHFRQNTLIAEQAIDRLDNLLTYPSMHYTKDSKKIKHHSVEFKDVVFSYDGSEKRAIDNISFKLNEGESIALVGASGGGKTTIARLAARFWDVDEGQVLVGGVNVKELSKKELMNNISFVFQSTKLFKDSLKENIVFGKENVGDKEINRAIDYSQSRDIIENLHNGLDTIIGTKGTYLSGGEQQRIALARAIVKDAPIVLLDEATAFADPENEHLIQKALKELSRNKTTLMIAHRLTSVQNVDRILVINNGKIAESGSHEELLNKKGLYKTMWDEYQKSVAWKLVAQDTVIEGGQYA comes from the coding sequence ATGCCAAAACAAAAAGAAACATTTATTTTAAAAAGGTTTACACCTTATATGGACAAGAGGAGAATACTTCTACCTTTGGCATTAGTATTGTCAGCAATTTCTGCTATACTTAACATTTTGCCTTTTGTACTTGTATGGTACATCGTCCGAAATATATTATCAAACCCTCAGTCCATCAATATTTCCAATGTTAATTTCTATGCATGGCTTGCCTTTGCAAGTGCCTTTGGAGGAATAGTGGTCTATTTTTGTGCCCTTTTGAGTTCCCATCTTGCAGCTTTTCGCGTGGAAGTAGGTATGCAAAAAGTAGGTATGGAAAAGATATTATCCATGCCTCTTGGGTTTTTTGATCAGCATTCAAGTGGGAAAATACGAAAGATTGTCAATGATGGAGCAGGAACAACCCATACATTTTTAGCCCACCAACTGCCAGATATGGCAGGTAGCCTAGTTACCCCCATCATTCTTATTGCTCTAATTTTTATTGTGAACTGGAGAATGGGGCTTGCATCCCTTGTTCCTATTATTTTAGGATTTATCACCATGAGGTTTATGGTCAGTTCACAAGGAAAAGCTTTTCAAAAAAGATACTATGATTCTTTGGAAGAAATGAGTTCAGAATCAGTAGAATATATTCGGGGTATTCCCATTGTAAAAACATTTGGCCAAACGATATTTTCTTTTAAACGATTCTATAACAGTATCATCAAGTATAAAGAAATGGTGCATGCGTATACGGTCCTTTGGCAAAAACCCATGTCCTTTTATAGTGCCATTATGCAAACAGCTGCTTTCTTTATCATTCCTATGGCCATTTTTTTAGTGGGAAGAGGAGAAAATTTACCTGTTGTACTTGCGGACTTTATTTTTTACATACTTATATCACCAATTTTCACCATGATCTTAATGAAGACCATGCATTTTAGACAGAACACTTTAATTGCAGAGCAAGCAATTGATAGACTCGATAACCTTTTGACTTATCCCAGTATGCATTATACAAAGGATAGCAAAAAAATAAAACATCATAGTGTGGAGTTTAAGGATGTTGTATTTTCATACGATGGAAGTGAAAAACGCGCCATTGATAACATCAGCTTTAAGTTAAACGAAGGAGAGTCCATTGCACTTGTCGGTGCTTCTGGAGGAGGAAAAACCACCATTGCACGCCTAGCAGCTCGTTTTTGGGATGTGGATGAAGGCCAGGTGCTCGTGGGAGGTGTCAACGTTAAGGAACTATCCAAAAAAGAACTGATGAACAACATTTCCTTTGTTTTTCAGAGTACCAAGCTATTTAAAGATTCTTTGAAAGAGAATATCGTTTTTGGAAAAGAAAATGTTGGTGATAAAGAAATAAATAGGGCCATTGATTATTCTCAGTCAAGGGATATTATTGAAAACTTGCATAATGGATTGGATACGATAATTGGCACGAAAGGAACATATCTTTCAGGAGGGGAACAGCAAAGGATTGCACTTGCTAGGGCCATTGTGAAGGATGCTCCTATTGTACTACTCGATGAAGCTACTGCATTCGCCGATCCTGAAAATGAGCATTTAATACAAAAAGCGCTTAAAGAACTTAGTCGTAATAAAACGACGCTTATGATTGCCCATCGTCTTACAAGTGTGCAAAATGTTGATCGAATCTTGGTCATTAATAATGGGAAAATCGCAGAATCGGGAAGCCATGAGGAACTGTTGAACAAAAAAGGCCTATACAAAACCATGTGGGATGAATACCAGAAATCTGTTGCATGGAAATTAGTTGCTCAAGATACGGTTATAGAAGGAGGCCAATATGCTTAA
- a CDS encoding helix-turn-helix domain-containing protein codes for MDFQYSKTNKIIPTASIALQSVYHVQADATYDIHKQWRNNTKELVALRTLQGTGVVVMENNKVMTLGAHTLLLVEHNKVRRYYCYKEQWDFWWFTFQIGGMLHLPLNTILSINPFHAESVQFKQCLECLRKDNISAKVLASATLGALFYQWMAKVDEQRDTPHAYQETIEQIIQYIHNHLGDTITVKKLAHMAGLSERQFRQVFKEVTGKSPKKFYDELRLNMSAELLTNTSLSIGEIAIKLAYSSPFHFSKAFKQYFGLFPTNYRKRMS; via the coding sequence ATGGACTTCCAATACTCTAAAACAAATAAAATCATACCAACAGCAAGTATTGCCTTACAATCAGTGTACCATGTACAAGCAGATGCCACCTATGATATTCACAAACAATGGAGAAATAATACAAAGGAGCTGGTAGCACTTCGAACACTCCAGGGAACCGGTGTGGTGGTCATGGAAAACAATAAGGTGATGACGCTGGGCGCACATACCTTATTATTGGTTGAACATAACAAGGTACGCCGTTATTACTGTTACAAGGAACAATGGGATTTCTGGTGGTTTACCTTTCAGATAGGTGGCATGTTGCATCTGCCTCTTAATACGATTTTATCCATTAATCCATTTCATGCGGAATCTGTACAATTTAAACAGTGTTTAGAATGTCTTAGAAAGGATAACATAAGTGCCAAAGTCTTAGCATCGGCTACACTGGGTGCATTGTTTTATCAGTGGATGGCTAAAGTTGACGAGCAACGGGATACACCCCATGCGTATCAAGAAACCATTGAACAGATTATTCAATATATCCATAACCACTTGGGGGATACCATTACAGTGAAGAAATTGGCCCATATGGCTGGTCTTTCTGAAAGGCAATTCAGACAAGTATTTAAAGAGGTTACAGGAAAATCACCTAAAAAATTTTATGATGAGCTGAGACTTAACATGTCAGCGGAATTGTTAACAAATACGTCACTATCCATTGGGGAAATAGCCATTAAGCTTGCCTATAGCAGCCCGTTTCATTTTAGCAAAGCATTCAAACAATACTTTGGTTTGTTTCCCACAAATTATAGAAAGCGTATGTCTTAA
- a CDS encoding uroporphyrinogen decarboxylase family protein produces the protein MMCDGIKGMVPKDKMCAGARKLRNVYEGTPDAPFFQQEFGFYCLDRWKKEGLPTDKTLDEIFGYDESGCHTLNGLGWCTPEFMPMFEEKVLEDRGEHEVAQDFAGRHVLYFKGRREGFMPEYIDHPVKDMYSWEKNCKWRLNPKSKERYIDFDKQIIEAKEAAKTGKIISQRVVGGFMYLRSLIGPTDLLYKFYDAPDLIHECMEAWLTLADTVISKYQEHITLDELYIGEDICYNHGPLISPDMIQAFLFPYYQQLLTNTKKRQIDKKRHLFFNVDTDGNALPVIPLYQTLGMDVMNPFEVASGCDVVKIGKQYPELIMSGGIDKRVLAAGKEAIDRHLDYILPTMKKRGGYIPTCDHGVPEEVSLENYLYFRKRCLEYAY, from the coding sequence ATGATGTGTGATGGTATTAAGGGTATGGTTCCAAAGGATAAAATGTGTGCAGGTGCAAGAAAACTCCGAAATGTATATGAAGGAACGCCAGATGCTCCTTTTTTTCAACAAGAATTTGGCTTTTATTGTCTAGACCGTTGGAAAAAGGAAGGGCTTCCAACTGACAAAACCCTTGATGAGATATTTGGATACGATGAATCCGGTTGTCATACGCTGAATGGTCTAGGATGGTGTACGCCAGAATTTATGCCTATGTTTGAAGAAAAAGTACTGGAAGATCGAGGGGAACATGAAGTTGCACAGGACTTTGCTGGACGACATGTTTTGTATTTCAAAGGACGCCGTGAAGGTTTTATGCCTGAATACATTGATCATCCTGTAAAAGATATGTACTCATGGGAAAAAAATTGTAAATGGCGCTTGAACCCAAAATCAAAAGAAAGGTATATAGACTTTGATAAGCAGATCATAGAAGCAAAAGAGGCTGCTAAAACAGGCAAAATCATCTCCCAACGGGTAGTAGGCGGTTTCATGTACTTAAGAAGTTTAATTGGTCCTACAGACCTCTTATATAAATTCTACGATGCACCAGATCTAATTCATGAATGCATGGAGGCTTGGCTGACACTAGCCGATACGGTCATTAGTAAATACCAGGAGCATATTACCCTTGATGAACTCTATATTGGAGAAGATATTTGCTATAACCACGGACCGCTTATATCACCGGATATGATTCAAGCATTTCTATTCCCCTATTATCAACAACTGCTTACAAACACCAAGAAAAGACAAATAGATAAGAAACGTCATCTATTTTTTAATGTCGATACTGATGGCAATGCGCTACCTGTCATTCCACTTTATCAAACATTAGGTATGGATGTGATGAATCCTTTTGAGGTGGCATCAGGCTGTGACGTGGTTAAAATCGGTAAACAATATCCAGAACTCATCATGTCTGGTGGTATTGATAAACGGGTATTGGCAGCTGGAAAAGAAGCCATTGATCGCCATCTTGATTATATCCTGCCTACCATGAAAAAAAGAGGTGGCTATATTCCCACATGTGACCATGGTGTTCCAGAAGAAGTAAGCCTAGAAAACTATTTATATTTTCGCAAGCGTTGTCTAGAATATGCTTACTAA
- the gltA gene encoding NADPH-dependent glutamate synthase, with protein MPNMSKEKVKMQEQDPNVRITNFEEVTCGYTLEEAMEEAERCLQCKHKPCVNGCPVGVPIPEFIKAVKEGHIEEAYEIIAEENRLPAVCGRVCPQESQCEEVCVRGVKGEPVGIGRLERYVADYYMKHVDQELTPPESNGKRVAVVGGGPASLTCAGDLAKRGYEVTMYEALHELGGVLMYGIPEFRLPKDLVRQELKSITDLGVKVEKNVVVGRSITIEELFEEGFQAVFVGSGAGLPRFMKIDGENLNGVYSANEFLTRVNLMKAYDTHSPTPVRIGEKVAVIGGGNVAMDAARTAKRLGAKEVKIVYRRSKDELPARQEEVHHAEEEQIIFDLLKNPLKILGEDGHVIAMECIKMELGEPDESGRRRPEPIQGSEEVMDVDTVIIAIGQTPNPLLRNTTEDLDVNKWGCIVVNEETMETTMENVYAGGDAVTGAATVILAMGAGKQAAKSIHERLSSL; from the coding sequence ATGCCTAACATGAGTAAAGAAAAAGTAAAAATGCAGGAACAGGATCCGAATGTGCGTATAACGAATTTTGAAGAAGTAACATGTGGTTACACCTTAGAAGAAGCCATGGAAGAAGCAGAGAGATGTTTGCAATGTAAACATAAACCTTGTGTGAACGGATGTCCAGTAGGTGTACCCATCCCAGAGTTTATAAAGGCTGTAAAAGAAGGTCATATAGAAGAAGCTTATGAGATTATTGCAGAAGAAAACAGATTGCCAGCAGTATGTGGTCGAGTATGTCCGCAAGAGTCTCAATGTGAAGAGGTCTGTGTAAGAGGTGTGAAAGGTGAACCTGTGGGTATTGGCCGACTGGAACGTTATGTAGCCGATTATTATATGAAACATGTGGATCAAGAACTTACACCGCCAGAATCCAATGGCAAACGGGTTGCCGTGGTTGGTGGTGGACCAGCTAGTCTTACCTGTGCAGGAGATTTAGCTAAACGTGGTTATGAGGTAACCATGTATGAAGCTCTTCACGAGCTTGGCGGCGTGTTGATGTATGGTATACCAGAATTTCGATTACCTAAAGACCTTGTGCGTCAAGAATTAAAGAGCATAACGGATTTGGGTGTTAAAGTTGAAAAAAATGTGGTAGTGGGTCGCTCCATAACCATTGAAGAATTATTTGAAGAGGGCTTTCAAGCTGTTTTTGTTGGTAGTGGAGCAGGCTTACCTAGGTTCATGAAAATAGATGGAGAAAATCTAAATGGTGTCTATTCTGCCAATGAATTCTTAACAAGGGTTAACTTGATGAAAGCATATGATACCCATAGCCCTACACCTGTACGTATTGGTGAGAAGGTGGCTGTTATTGGTGGCGGTAATGTAGCCATGGATGCAGCCAGAACAGCAAAACGTCTTGGAGCGAAGGAAGTCAAGATTGTTTATAGAAGAAGCAAGGATGAACTTCCAGCACGACAAGAAGAAGTCCACCATGCTGAGGAAGAACAGATCATTTTTGATTTACTCAAGAATCCATTAAAGATTCTTGGGGAAGACGGTCATGTGATAGCCATGGAATGTATTAAAATGGAACTTGGTGAGCCCGATGAGAGTGGCAGAAGAAGACCTGAGCCAATCCAAGGGAGTGAAGAAGTTATGGATGTGGATACGGTTATCATTGCCATTGGACAAACCCCTAATCCCTTACTACGTAATACCACAGAAGACTTAGATGTTAACAAATGGGGATGCATTGTTGTCAACGAAGAAACCATGGAAACCACCATGGAAAATGTATATGCTGGTGGTGATGCGGTAACAGGTGCTGCTACGGTTATCCTTGCCATGGGAGCAGGAAAACAGGCAGCTAAGTCCATTCATGAGCGGTTGAGTTCGTTATAG
- a CDS encoding sulfide/dihydroorotate dehydrogenase-like FAD/NAD-binding protein, whose protein sequence is MYEIVKKKSINSQVELMEVHAPFTARKCEPGQFIILRVNDEGERIPLTIVDYDREAGTVTIIYQIVGYSTECLSQLNEGDYIHDFVGPLGQPTVLKKHKRVLGIGGGVGAAPLYPQLKKLHEMGVSVDVIIGGRSDEYIILEDEFKAICDNIYFATNDGTRGTKGFVTDVLNTLIEEGNCYDEVIAIGPLIMMKAVVAVTKPLNIPTGVSLNPIMIDGTGMCGGCRVTVGGETKFACVDGPDFDGFLVDFDECMRRQGYFKEQELHACRLDEKVDALEK, encoded by the coding sequence TTGTACGAGATTGTAAAGAAAAAGTCGATTAACAGCCAAGTAGAACTCATGGAAGTTCACGCACCTTTTACAGCTAGAAAGTGTGAACCAGGACAGTTTATTATACTTCGAGTAAACGACGAGGGCGAACGCATACCTTTAACAATCGTAGATTATGACCGTGAAGCTGGTACAGTGACCATTATTTATCAAATTGTGGGTTATTCAACAGAATGTTTAAGTCAATTAAATGAAGGGGACTATATCCATGATTTTGTAGGACCTCTTGGACAACCTACAGTGCTTAAAAAACATAAGCGAGTCTTGGGTATTGGTGGCGGTGTAGGAGCAGCCCCTCTTTATCCTCAGTTAAAAAAATTACATGAAATGGGTGTCAGTGTTGATGTGATTATTGGTGGACGTAGCGATGAATACATTATTTTAGAAGATGAATTCAAAGCTATATGTGATAACATCTATTTTGCTACCAATGATGGGACAAGAGGGACTAAAGGTTTTGTAACAGATGTGCTGAACACGTTAATAGAAGAAGGCAATTGCTACGATGAAGTGATTGCAATAGGACCTTTGATTATGATGAAGGCAGTGGTAGCGGTAACAAAACCCCTTAATATCCCCACAGGTGTATCCCTAAACCCAATTATGATAGATGGAACGGGTATGTGTGGCGGTTGTCGTGTAACCGTTGGTGGTGAGACAAAATTTGCATGTGTTGATGGACCAGATTTTGATGGTTTTTTAGTGGATTTTGATGAGTGTATGCGAAGACAAGGCTATTTCAAGGAGCAAGAATTACATGCCTGTCGTTTGGATGAGAAAGTAGATGCTTTGGAGAAATAA